ATTAACATTTACTTTTATGTGTTGCAAATTTGGGTTCCATCTTCGTGGAGTCCTTCTATCTGATTTACTTCTATTTTTGCCAAACATTGGTGCTTTCCCGCATATCTCACACTTCCGTGCCATCTTAACTCCTAAAAAAATTCACTCTTAATAAGTTGACATAATTTTAATTTACAAAATTTTAAAGCAAGTTTTTTAAAAAACTATCTTAGAAAATTCCATAAGCAAGCAAGAAATTAAATTTCTATCCACCCTAAATGTAGCCAGCTGATTGACATTCCAATGTTGATTTCTTCACCATATAGGTAATCTTTTGAAAACTACATAATCCCACTATTTATCTATAACCATAAGGAATTTAAGATCTTTATGGAACTTTCTAAATTTAGAAGATAAAAAAAAATTTGGCAGTCTGCTTTTTTTTTCAAAAATTGACTTTATATTTCTGAGGGAGAAAGAAAATGAGCAAAATAAAATATTTAGTTTTAATATTTCTCACTGTGCTGATTTCTACCACCACCTTCGCTGCAGAATACATTGTCCCTAAAAAACCAGCTTCTGTTGATGTGGCGGATATTGATTTGGATGGGGATTTGGATATTGTTTTGGGTCACGATCAGCATGGAGAGGATTATTGGGGACAAGTAAGTATTTTAGAAAACAATGGAAGTGGA
This portion of the Candidatus Cloacimonadota bacterium genome encodes:
- the rpmB gene encoding 50S ribosomal protein L28, with protein sequence MARKCEICGKAPMFGKNRSKSDRRTPRRWNPNLQHIKVNVNGVIKKMWVCTQCIKSGRVKKA